Sequence from the Streptomyces sp. NBC_00358 genome:
GCGGGGTGCGGTGCGATGAGCGGCGCCCGTGGGACGACCGCGCGGGATGTCGGCGCGGCACGGATCTCCGTGCCGGCCGCCGACACCGGGAACGACACCGGGAACGGCGACGGAAGAGGGGCGCCGGTCGGGCGGGGTTCGCGGTCCTGGGCCGCCGATCCCTACGCCGACGCGCTGGGCGCCGGGCGGGGGCCGCTGTTCCTGCGGCGGACGGACGGCTGGCTGCTCCCCCTGGAGGTGGAACGCTGGTGCGCCCGCGCCGACGCGGTGGACCTCCAGGTGCTCGCGTACTGCGAAGGTGCCGTGCTCGACGTGGGATGCGGGCCGGGCCGGCTGGTCGCGGAACTCGCCGCACGCGGACGCCCCGCGCTCGGCATCGACGTCAGCGAGGCCGCCGTCGCCCGCACGGTGCGGTTCGGCGGGCAGGCACTGCACCGGTCGGTCTTCGAGCCGCTGCCCGGCGAGGGCCGCTGGGGCACCGCCCTCCTCGTCGACGGCAACATCGGCATCGGCGGCGACCCCGCCGCCCTCCTCCGCCGCACGGCCGAACTGCTCGCCCCGGGCGGCCTGCTGATCGCCGAGACCGTGGCGGGCGCGGACGTCGACGAACGCGTCGACGTCCGCATCGTCCGCGCCGCGCACACCGACGACGAGGACTACGAGGACGGGGACGGGAAGGGGCACGGCACGGACGACGGCACCGGGCACGAGGGTGCCGCCGGGACCGCGGCCCGGGGCGGTGGCGAGCCCGGGGCAGGTGCCCGGGGCCCGTCGGGAGACCGGGCCGCCTTCCCC
This genomic interval carries:
- a CDS encoding class I SAM-dependent methyltransferase, translated to MSGARGTTARDVGAARISVPAADTGNDTGNGDGRGAPVGRGSRSWAADPYADALGAGRGPLFLRRTDGWLLPLEVERWCARADAVDLQVLAYCEGAVLDVGCGPGRLVAELAARGRPALGIDVSEAAVARTVRFGGQALHRSVFEPLPGEGRWGTALLVDGNIGIGGDPAALLRRTAELLAPGGLLIAETVAGADVDERVDVRIVRAAHTDDEDYEDGDGKGHGTDDGTGHEGAAGTAARGGGEPGAGARGPSGDRAAFPWARVGTPALLRHAARAGWRADAQWSAGGRSFVALRSGPRRDARRDRRTSSSADPANSAAVISSQWARKSSAGRVVADR